GAAATATCCAAAATCGATGACGGTGGATGCAGTGCGGTTCCTAAATATCCTGAAACCCGTGCAGACTTGGATCGTGTTAAAAAAGCATGTGAAGATATGAATCAAAAAGAAGCTATTGAAAAGGCTTTTGAAAATATTCGTAAAGTTTAAATGGGAATTTTCCCATTCTTTTTTTTAGATTTTTCACTAAATAGATATGAATTTTACTTTGCAGATGTCTAAAAAATGTTATAGTCTGTTATAATCATAAAAATAGTTAATGATTAATGTCTATATTGTAAGATTTCTCTCAATACTATCTCATAGACATTAATATTTCATTAATTCATTTTGAGGTTGTCCTCTGTGAGGATTTGCCTCTGTGTAATAATTGGTTTGATGGAATATTTAAAGCTTGTTGAAGCCATTTGACAAAATTGCAGTCATTTAACAATTTTTAAAGCTATTGATAAATTCTATACCTATTCTTTTTAAATCCTTTTTCATCATTCGTCAAATTATAAAAATAATGAAATATAATCTAGTATTAGGTAATTGCTGATGTTTAGTTTTCAAGGATTTTAAGTAATCCGACAGTACTAAAAAACAAAGAGGAGGATGATTTCATGATTAGTGATGAAGAAAAAGGAAAAATTAAAGAGGAAATTGTAACTAAAGTAAACTCTGTTTTAGAGAAAAACAACGAATCATTCAGAATGGATCAGGTAAATGTTTTGAACAAAAAGGATACTGTTAAATTCATGGGAAATTACAGGGTTTATGAGAGAAAAAATTACCACGCAGTATCTGGGGAAATCAATACATTCTTAAAACAATACGGTAATGTGGAGATAAAATCTAAAAAAATCAGGGACAGCGGTATGAAATTCACAGCTGTAAGTTTTAATTTTGAACTTTGAACTCTGTTGTTGATGTTTGAATCACATAGTATTCAAAATATTTTTGAGAAATTTTTTTATAACAGGCCTTATTTTTTTAGTTAAAGCTATTTTAATGACAATAATTAAATACTATTCCAATCAAAAATAATAAATGTCTAGTAAATAATAATTTACTAATTCGAGGTATTAAAATGAAAACTACTGTTAGTGTAATTAAAGCTGATATTGGAAGTGTGTCCGGACACTGTGTCGCACACCCAGAATTAATGGATATCTGTGATGAAGTTTTAAACGAAGCTTTAGAAACCGGTATCTTAAAAGATTACTATATCTCCCGTTGCGGAGACGATATTGACTTAATTATGACCCACGATAAAGGGGAAGAAAACGAAGAAGTACACAAAACTGCATACGATGCATTCATGAAAGCTACTGAAAGAGCACGTGAATTAAAATTATACGGTGCAGGTCAAGACTTATTATCTGATACTTTCTCAGGAAACATCAAAGGTATGGGTCCTGGTGTAGCAGAAATGGAATTCGAAGAAAGACCATCTGATCCTGTTTTAGTATTCTGCTGTGACA
The window above is part of the uncultured Methanobrevibacter sp. genome. Proteins encoded here:
- a CDS encoding fructose 1,6-bisphosphatase, giving the protein MKTTVSVIKADIGSVSGHCVAHPELMDICDEVLNEALETGILKDYYISRCGDDIDLIMTHDKGEENEEVHKTAYDAFMKATERARELKLYGAGQDLLSDTFSGNIKGMGPGVAEMEFEERPSDPVLVFCCDKTEPGAFNLPVFRMFADPFNTAGLVIDPSLHDGFKFEVFDVIEHKKVILNCPEEMYDLLALIGSTGRYVIKRVWKKNGEIAAAISTERLNLMAGEYVGK